The following proteins come from a genomic window of Sorghum bicolor cultivar BTx623 chromosome 3, Sorghum_bicolor_NCBIv3, whole genome shotgun sequence:
- the LOC8085427 gene encoding BAG family molecular chaperone regulator 4 → MMSGRSGGRDAEGEWEVRPGGMLVQRRDGEAAGPVIRIRVSHGASFREVLVPAQATFGELKSILAQTTGLEPERQRLFFRGKEKSDREFLHTAGVKDGAKLLLLEKPAPANIEQKVEPVVMDESMMKACEAVARVRAEVDKLSAKVCDLEKNVLGGRKVEDKEFVVLTELLMMQLLKLDGIEAEGEARAQRKAEVRRVQSLVETLDKLKARNANPFSDHNKAVSVTTQWETFENGMGSLSAPPPRVSSTQVNTDWEQFD, encoded by the exons ATGATGAGCGGCAGATCGGGCGGGAGGGACGCCGAGGGCGAGTGGGAGGTCCGGCCCGGCGGGATGCTGGTGCAGCGCAGGGACGGCGAGGCGGCCGGCCCCGTCATCAGGATCAGGGTCTCCCACGGCGCCAGCTTCCGCGAGGTCCTCGTCCCCGCGCAGGCTACCTTCG GTGAGTTGAAGAGTATCCTTGCTCAGACTACTGGCTTGGAGCCTGAGAGGCAGAGGCTCTTCTTCCGTGGGAAGGAGAAGAGTGACAGAGAGTTCCTGCACACGGCAGGTGTTAAGGATGGAGCAAAGTTGCTTCTGCTTGAGAAGCCTGCCCCTGCCAACATAGAGCAGAAGGTGGAGCCTGTGGTTATGGATGAGAGCATGATGAAGGCATGTGAGGCTGTTGCTCGTGTTCGAGCTGAAGTTGATAAGCTGTCTGCTAAG GTGTGTGACTTGGAGAAGAATGTGCTTGGAGGGAGAAAGGTTGAGGATAAAGAATTTGTCGTCTTGACGGAGCTGCTTATGATGCAACTGCTGAAACTCGATGGCATAGAAGCTGAAGGAGAAGCAAGGGCACAGAGGAAGGCTGAG GTGCGCCGAGTTCAGTCCCTTGTGGAGACCTTGGACAAGCTGAAAGCAAGAAATGCAAACCCCTTCAGCGACCATAACAAAGCTGTTTCAGTAACAACGCAGTGGGAGACGTTTGAGAACGGCATGGGCAGCTTGAGCGCTCCCCCTCCCCGTGTTTCTTCGACACAAGTTAACACTGACTGGGAGCAGTTCGACTAG
- the LOC8057749 gene encoding ammonium transporter 2 member 2 gives MHVASTGMASPPEPGPYMPDLPAVPAWLNKGDNAWQLVAATFVGLQSMPGLVVLYGSIVKKKWAVNSAFMALYAYASTLIVWVLVGFRMAFGERMLPFWAKAGPALTQDFLVRRAVFPATAHYGRGGALETPRTEPYYAQASLVLFEFEFAAITLVLLAGSLLGRMNIRAWMAFTPLWLLFSYTVGAFSLWGGGFLYQWGVIDYSGGYVIHLSSGIAGFTAAYWVGPRLKSDRERFSPNNILLMIAGGGLLWLGWAGFNGGAPYAPNITASVAVLNTNVSAATSLLTWTCLDVIFFGKPSVIGAVQGMMTGLVCITPGAGLVHTWSAMLMGAFAGSVPWFTMMILHKKSSLLMKVDDTLAVFHTHAVAGVLGGVLTGLLATPELCALDSPVPGARGVFYGGGIAQMGKQLGGALFVTVWNLVVTSAILLCIGLFIPLRMPDDQLMIGDDAAHGEEAYALWGDGEKFDVTRPDATRTGGASGAAVTEDTVEQRLTSMGARGVTIQL, from the exons ATGCACGTCGCGTCCACCGGAATGGCGTCGCCACCGGAGCCCGGGCCGTACATGCCCGACCTCCCGGCGGTGCCGGCGTGGCTGAACAAGGGCGACAACGCGTGGCAGCTGGTGGCGGCCACGTTCGTGGGGCTCCAGTCCATGCCGGGGCTGGTGGTGCTCTACGGCAGCATCGTCAAGAAGAAGTGGGCCGTCAACTCCGCCTTCATGGCGCTGTACGCGTACGCGTCCACGCTCATCGTCTGGGTGCTCGTCGGCTTCCGCATGGCGTTCGGCGAGCGCATGCTCCCGTTCTGGGCCAAGGCCGGGCCAGCGCTGACGCAGGACTTCCTGGTGCGCCGCGCCGTCTTCCCGGCCACGGCGCActacggccgcggcggcgcgctgGAGACGCCGCGCACCGAGCCCTACTACGCGCAGGCGTCGCTGGTGCTGTTCGAGTTCGAGTTCGCCGCCATCACGCTGGTGCTGCTCGCCGGGTCGCTCCTCGGGCGCATGAACATCAGAGCGTGGATGGCGTTCACGCCGCTGTGGCTGCTCTTCTCCTACACAGTCGGCGCGTTCAGCCTCTGGGGCGGCGGCTTCCTCTACCAGTGGGGCGTCATCGACTACTCCGGCGGATACGTCATCCACCTCTCCTCCGGCATTGCAGGCTTCACAGCCGCCTACTGG GTGGGCCCGAGACTGAAGAGCGACAGGGAGAGGTTCTCGCCGAACAATATCCTTCTCATGATCGCCGGCggcgggctgctctggctcggCTGGGCCGGCTTCAACGGTGGCGCGCCGTACGCCCCCAACATAACCGCGTCTGTCGCCGTGCTCAACACCAACGTTAGCGCCGCGACGAGCCTCCTGACCTGGACCTGCCTCGACGTCATCTTCTTCGGCAAGCCCTCGGTGATCGGCGCGGTGCAGGGCATGATGACCGGGCTTGTCTGCATCACGCCCGGCGCAG GGCTGGTGCACACGTGGTCGGCGATGCTAATGGGCGCGTTCGCGGGCAGCGTCCCGTGGTTCACGATGATGATCCTGCACAAGAAATCCTCCCTGCTCATGAAGGTCGACGACACCCTGGCCGTGTTCCACACCCACGCCGTCGCGGGCGTGCTCGGGGGCGTCCTCACGGGCCTCCTCGCCACCCCGGAGCTCTGCGCCCTCGACTCCCCCGTCCCGGGCGCGCGGGGCGTCTTCTACGGCGGCGGCATCGCGCAGATGGGCAAGCAGCTCGGTGGCGCGCTCTTCGTCACCGTCTGGAACCTGGTGGTCACCAGCGCCATCCTCCTGTGCATCGGCCTCTTCATCCCGCTCCGCATGCCCGACGACCAGCTCATGATCGGCGACGACGCGGCGCACGGCGAGGAGGCCTACGCGCTCTGGGGCGACGGCGAGAAGTTCGACGTGACGCGCCCGGACGCGACGAGGACCGGCGGTGCCTCCGGCGCCGCTGTGACGGAGGACACGGTGGAGCAGCGACTGACCAGCATGGGTGCCAGAGGTGTCACCATCCAGCTGTAG
- the LOC8085428 gene encoding probable phytol kinase 2, chloroplastic: MFSLGPLGAHTSPLSCSTYHAPLLQSRRLSPSPTAPASAAAASCAPRSLCFLRRRSSRFAAERNRRPTMAAAISLEAGGGLAHDLGSAAVTAGVALALLKFFEEIAKRGVFEQKLSRKLVHISVGLVFLLFWPLFSSGWYAPFLAALAPGVNVIRMLLLGLGLMKNEAMVKSISRSGDYRELLKGPLYYATTITFATSVLWRTSPVAIALICNLCAGDGIADVVGRRLGKEKLPYNPNKSYAGSIAMAVAGFLASVGYMHYFHTFGFIEETWYMALGFLVVSVAATLVESHPISTELDDNLTVPLTSFLVGSLIF, encoded by the exons ATGTTCAGTCTCGGGCCTCTCGGCGCCCACACCTCGCCGCTGTCCTGCTCCACATACCACGCTCCCCTACTCCAATCCAGACGCCTCTCTCCCTCACCCACTGCCCCCGCCAGCGCCGCGGCCGCGTCCTGCGCGCCTCGCTCACTCTGCTTCCTCCGCCGCAGGAGCAGCCGTTTCGCAGCGGAGCGGAACCGGAGGCCTACCATGGCCGCCGCAATCTCGCTGGAGGCCGGCGGGGGCCTGGCCCACGACCTAGGGTCCGCAGCCGTCACCGCTGGTGTCGCCCTCGCGCTCCTCAAATTCTTCGAGGAGATCGCGAAGCGCGGCGTCTTCGAGCAG AAACTCAGCAGGAAACTTGTTCATATAAGCGTGGGCCTGGTGTTCTTGCTTTTTTGGCCTCTTTTTAG CTCTGGATGGTATGCTCCTTTCCTTGCTGCGCTAGCACCAGGGGTCAACGTTATAAGGATGCTTCTACTGGGGCTGGGACTTATGAAAAATGAGGCTATGGTTAAATCAATAAGCCGCTCTGGAGATTACAG GGAACTTCTCAAGGGCCCACTGTATTATGCTACTACTATAACTTTTGCCACGTCTGTATTATGGAGAACCTCACCAGTTGCTATAGCACTTATATGCAACTTATGTGCTGGGGATG GTATAGCTGATGTTGTTGGGAGACGCCTAGGTAAAGAAAAGCTTCCATACAATCCCAACAAATCATATGCTGGAAGCATAGCAATGGCGGTGGCTGGTTTTCTGGCCTCAGTTGG GTATATGCATTACTTCCACACTTTTGGTTTTATTGAGGAAACATGGTACATGGCTTTAGGCTTCCTTGTGGTATCTGTAGCTGCAACACTCGTTGAATCACACCCCATCAGCACAGAACTGGATGACAATTTGACTGTTCCTTTAACATCATTCCTAGTTGGTAGCCTCATCTTTTGA